A window of the Bacteroides thetaiotaomicron VPI-5482 genome harbors these coding sequences:
- the rfbD gene encoding dTDP-4-dehydrorhamnose reductase, giving the protein MRILVTGANGQLGNEMQVLAKENPQHTYYFTDVQELDICNKDAVWAYIAEKRIELIVNCAAYTAVDKAEDDSELAYKLNSEAPKTLACAAQFNGAAMIQVSTDYVFDGTAHIPYTEECDPCPNSVYGTTKLEGEYEVLNHCEKSVVIRTAWLYSTFGNNFVKTMIRLGKERDSLGVIFDQVGTPTYANDLAQAIFAIINKGIVRGVYHFSNEGVCSWYDFTVAIHRLAGITSCKVKPLHTAEYPTRANRPAYSVLDKTKIKTTFGIEIPHWEESLKRCIDTL; this is encoded by the coding sequence ATGAGAATTTTAGTGACGGGTGCCAATGGTCAGCTTGGCAATGAAATGCAAGTTCTTGCAAAAGAGAATCCGCAACATACGTATTATTTCACAGATGTGCAGGAGCTGGACATCTGTAATAAGGACGCTGTTTGGGCATATATTGCTGAAAAGCGGATTGAGCTTATTGTTAATTGTGCGGCATATACAGCAGTAGATAAAGCGGAAGATGATTCGGAACTGGCTTACAAGCTGAACAGTGAAGCTCCTAAAACGCTGGCATGTGCAGCGCAGTTTAATGGTGCGGCGATGATTCAGGTGTCTACCGACTATGTTTTTGACGGCACCGCTCATATTCCTTATACAGAAGAATGCGATCCATGTCCGAATTCGGTATATGGAACAACGAAACTTGAAGGAGAATATGAGGTACTGAATCATTGCGAAAAGTCAGTCGTTATCCGTACCGCATGGCTTTATTCCACTTTTGGCAACAACTTCGTGAAGACGATGATCCGTCTGGGCAAAGAGCGTGATAGTCTGGGAGTCATTTTCGATCAGGTAGGAACTCCTACTTACGCCAATGACCTGGCACAGGCCATCTTTGCTATTATTAATAAAGGCATCGTTCGTGGAGTCTATCATTTCAGCAACGAAGGAGTCTGCTCCTGGTATGACTTTACGGTAGCTATTCATCGTTTGGCAGGAATCACTTCATGCAAAGTGAAACCGCTGCATACGGCGGAATATCCTACAAGAGCGAACCGCCCTGCATATTCCGTACTCGATAAAACAAAAATAAAAACAACGTTCGGCATCGAAATACCTCATTGGGAGGAAAGCCTGAAAAGATGCATCGATACTTTATAA
- a CDS encoding DUF4924 family protein produces MNQIARQLKEKNIAEYLIYMWQEEDLIRANHGELEEIEANVIARYPEDQRPALREWYGNLITMMNEEGVREKGHLQINKNIIINLTELHNALTSSPKFPFYSAAYFKALPFIVELRNKNGKKEEPELETCFEALYGLLLLRLQKKPVSEGTMKAVEAISSFLSMLANYYDKDLKGELKLDE; encoded by the coding sequence ATGAATCAGATAGCCAGACAGCTTAAAGAGAAAAACATTGCCGAGTACCTTATATATATGTGGCAAGAAGAAGACCTGATCCGCGCCAATCATGGTGAGCTGGAGGAGATCGAGGCGAATGTGATCGCCCGTTATCCGGAAGATCAGCGTCCTGCCCTGCGAGAGTGGTACGGCAACCTGATCACCATGATGAATGAGGAAGGGGTACGTGAAAAAGGTCATTTGCAGATTAACAAGAACATCATCATCAATCTGACAGAGCTTCATAATGCGTTGACTTCTTCTCCCAAATTTCCTTTCTACAGTGCCGCTTATTTCAAAGCATTGCCGTTTATTGTAGAACTGCGGAATAAGAATGGCAAAAAAGAAGAGCCGGAACTGGAGACTTGCTTCGAAGCACTCTATGGACTACTTTTGCTTCGTCTGCAGAAAAAGCCTGTCAGCGAGGGGACTATGAAGGCGGTAGAAGCTATCAGCAGCTTTCTTTCCATGTTGGCAAACTATTACGATAAAGACCTGAAAGGGGAATTAAAACTTGATGAATAA
- a CDS encoding LysE family translocator gives MIQIETIFDIIVKGFIIGVVVSAPLGPVGVLCIQRTLNKGRWYGFVTGLGASLSDIAYALLTGYGMSFVFDYINKNIFYLQLLGSIMLLLFGIYTFRSNPVQSIRPASSNKGSYFHNFITAFFVTLSNPLIIFLFIGLFARFAFVQPGVVVFEEITGYLAIASGALVWWLGITYFVNKVRTKFNLRGIWILNRVIGSIVMLVSVAGLIYTLLGESLY, from the coding sequence ATGATTCAGATTGAAACAATATTCGATATAATAGTGAAAGGCTTTATTATAGGCGTTGTTGTGTCCGCACCTCTCGGACCGGTGGGGGTTCTCTGCATTCAGAGGACGCTGAATAAAGGGCGCTGGTATGGATTTGTGACAGGGCTTGGAGCCTCATTAAGCGACATAGCTTATGCTCTGTTGACAGGTTATGGTATGAGCTTTGTGTTCGATTATATTAATAAGAATATTTTTTATCTGCAGTTGTTGGGCAGCATCATGCTGCTACTTTTCGGAATCTATACCTTTCGCAGCAATCCGGTACAATCCATCCGTCCGGCATCGTCCAATAAAGGTTCTTACTTTCACAATTTCATTACCGCATTCTTTGTCACGCTCTCCAATCCTCTGATTATATTCCTGTTTATCGGACTATTTGCCCGTTTTGCCTTTGTGCAGCCCGGTGTCGTGGTGTTCGAAGAAATTACGGGGTATCTTGCCATTGCTTCGGGGGCGCTGGTGTGGTGGCTCGGAATCACTTATTTTGTGAATAAAGTGCGCACTAAGTTTAACTTACGGGGCATCTGGATACTGAATCGTGTGATTGGCAGCATTGTGATGCTGGTGTCGGTGGCGGGATTAATCTATACGTTGCTGGGAGAGTCACTTTATTAA
- the purL gene encoding phosphoribosylformylglycinamidine synthase, which translates to MILFFRTPSKSVIAVESNHQLTPDESNKLCWLFGEAVTESEENLKGCFVGPRREMITPWSTNAVEITQNMGLEDILRIEEYFPVKDENADYDPMLQRMYKGLDQNVFTTNRQPEPIVSIEDLEAYNEKEGLALSKEEMDYLKKVENDLGRKLTDSEVFGFAQINSEHCRHKIFGGTFIIDGVEQESSLFQMIKKTTQENPNKIISAYKDNVAFAEGPVVEQFAPADHSKPDFFQVKDIKSVISLKAETHNFPTTVEPFNGASTGTGGEIRDRMGGGKGSWPIAGTAVYMTSYPRTDEGREWEDILPVRKWLYQTPEQILIKASNGASDFGNKFGQPLICGSVLTFEHTENNEVYGYDKVIMLAGGVGYGTQRDCLKGTPEAGNKVVVIGGDNYRIGLGGGSVSSVDTGRYSSGIELNAVQRANAEMQKRANNVVRALCEEDVNPVVSIHDHGSAGHVNCLSELVEECGGLIDMSKLPIGDKTLSAKEIIANESQERMGLLIKEEAIEHVRKIAERERAPMYVVGETTGDHRFSFQQADGVRPFDLAVEQMFGSSPKTYMIDKTVERHYEMPEYELPKLHEYLTNVLQLEAVACKDWLTNKVDRSVTGKVARQQCQGELQLPLSDCGVVALDYRGEKGIATSIGHAPQAALADPAAGSILSVSEALTNLVWAPMAEGMDSISLSANWMWPCRSQEGEDARLYTAVKALSDFCCALQINVPTGKDSLSMTQKYPNGEKVISPGTVIVSAGGEVSDVKKVVSPVLVNNEKTTLYHIDFSFDELKLGGSAFAQSLGKVGDDVPCVQDAEYFRDAFLAVQELVNKGLILAGHDISAGGLITTLLEMCFANVEGGMEISLDKMKEQDIIKILFAENPGIVIQISDKHKEEVKKILEDAGVGFVKLGKPTDERHILVSKGDATYQFGVDYMRDVWYSSSYLLDRKQSMNGCAKKRFENYKMQPVEFAFMPGFKGKLSQYGITPDRRTPSGVRAAIIREKGTNGEREMAYSLYLAGFDVKDVTMTDLISGRETLEDVNMIVYCGGFSNSDVLGSAKGWAGGFLFNPKAKEALDKFYAREDTLSLGICNGCQLMMELGLINPEHEKKGKMLHNDSHKFESTYVGLTIPTNRSVMFGSLSGSKLGIWVAHGEGKFSLPYDEDQYNVVAKYSYDEYPGNPNGSDYSIAGLASADGRHLAMMPHLERAIFPWQNGCYPADRKNSDQITPWIEAFVNARKWVEEKTK; encoded by the coding sequence ATGATTCTTTTTTTCAGAACCCCTTCCAAGAGCGTGATTGCCGTAGAGAGCAACCATCAGCTCACCCCGGACGAAAGTAATAAACTCTGCTGGCTTTTTGGAGAAGCCGTGACGGAAAGTGAAGAAAACCTGAAAGGCTGTTTCGTCGGCCCACGCCGCGAAATGATTACCCCTTGGAGTACAAACGCAGTAGAAATCACCCAAAACATGGGACTTGAAGACATTCTCCGCATTGAGGAATATTTTCCGGTAAAAGATGAAAATGCCGACTACGACCCGATGCTGCAACGCATGTACAAAGGACTCGACCAAAACGTATTCACCACCAACCGCCAACCGGAACCTATCGTATCCATCGAAGACCTCGAAGCCTACAACGAAAAAGAAGGCCTCGCACTCTCGAAAGAAGAAATGGACTATCTGAAAAAGGTAGAAAACGATCTGGGACGCAAGTTGACTGACTCCGAAGTTTTCGGTTTCGCACAGATCAACTCTGAACACTGTCGCCACAAAATATTCGGTGGAACATTCATCATCGACGGTGTAGAACAGGAATCATCTCTGTTCCAGATGATTAAAAAGACCACACAGGAGAATCCGAATAAAATCATCTCTGCTTATAAAGACAACGTAGCCTTCGCCGAAGGTCCGGTAGTTGAACAGTTTGCTCCGGCAGATCACTCAAAACCTGACTTCTTCCAGGTGAAAGACATCAAAAGCGTCATCTCACTGAAAGCAGAAACTCATAACTTCCCGACGACTGTAGAACCGTTCAACGGCGCATCTACCGGTACAGGCGGTGAAATCCGCGACCGTATGGGTGGTGGCAAAGGTTCATGGCCGATCGCAGGTACTGCTGTCTACATGACTTCTTATCCCCGCACGGACGAAGGCCGCGAATGGGAAGATATTCTTCCGGTACGCAAATGGCTGTACCAGACTCCGGAACAGATTCTGATCAAGGCATCCAACGGTGCTTCCGACTTCGGTAACAAGTTCGGCCAACCGCTGATCTGCGGCTCAGTATTGACTTTCGAACACACGGAAAACAACGAAGTTTATGGCTACGACAAAGTAATCATGCTTGCGGGCGGTGTAGGCTACGGCACACAACGTGACTGCCTCAAAGGTACTCCGGAAGCAGGAAACAAAGTAGTCGTCATCGGTGGAGACAATTATCGTATCGGACTGGGTGGCGGTTCCGTATCTTCTGTAGATACCGGTCGTTACAGCAGCGGTATCGAACTGAATGCCGTACAACGTGCCAACGCCGAAATGCAGAAACGTGCCAACAACGTAGTACGCGCTCTCTGCGAGGAAGATGTGAATCCGGTAGTTTCTATCCACGACCACGGTTCGGCAGGTCACGTAAACTGTCTGTCGGAATTGGTGGAAGAATGTGGCGGTCTGATCGACATGAGCAAACTTCCGATCGGCGACAAGACATTGTCCGCTAAAGAAATCATCGCCAACGAAAGTCAGGAACGTATGGGACTTCTGATCAAAGAAGAAGCCATCGAACATGTACGTAAGATCGCCGAACGCGAACGCGCTCCGATGTACGTAGTAGGTGAAACAACCGGCGATCACCGCTTCTCTTTCCAGCAGGCAGACGGCGTACGTCCGTTCGACCTGGCCGTTGAGCAGATGTTCGGTTCATCTCCGAAGACTTATATGATCGACAAGACCGTAGAACGTCATTATGAAATGCCGGAATACGAATTGCCGAAATTACATGAATACCTGACCAATGTGCTGCAACTCGAAGCCGTAGCTTGTAAGGACTGGCTGACAAATAAGGTAGACCGTTCCGTTACGGGCAAAGTAGCCCGCCAGCAATGCCAGGGCGAACTTCAATTGCCGTTGAGCGACTGTGGTGTCGTAGCACTCGACTATCGTGGTGAAAAAGGTATCGCCACTTCTATCGGTCACGCTCCGCAAGCCGCACTGGCTGATCCGGCTGCCGGCTCTATCCTTTCGGTATCCGAAGCACTGACAAACCTTGTATGGGCTCCGATGGCAGAAGGCATGGACAGCATTTCCCTGTCTGCCAACTGGATGTGGCCGTGCCGCTCACAGGAAGGTGAAGACGCCCGTCTTTACACTGCCGTGAAAGCATTGAGCGACTTCTGCTGCGCTCTGCAAATCAATGTTCCTACCGGAAAGGACTCTTTGTCCATGACACAGAAATATCCGAACGGCGAGAAAGTGATTTCTCCGGGAACAGTGATCGTTTCTGCCGGCGGTGAAGTATCCGACGTGAAGAAAGTCGTATCTCCGGTATTGGTGAACAACGAAAAGACAACACTCTACCATATCGATTTCAGCTTTGACGAACTGAAGCTAGGAGGTTCCGCTTTTGCACAGTCTCTGGGTAAAGTTGGCGACGACGTACCCTGCGTACAGGATGCCGAATACTTCCGCGATGCTTTCCTTGCCGTACAGGAACTGGTGAACAAGGGACTGATCCTGGCAGGACACGATATTTCAGCAGGTGGTCTGATCACTACATTACTGGAAATGTGCTTCGCCAACGTTGAAGGCGGTATGGAAATCAGCCTCGACAAGATGAAGGAACAAGATATCATCAAGATTCTGTTTGCAGAAAATCCGGGTATCGTGATCCAGATCAGCGACAAGCATAAAGAAGAAGTGAAAAAGATTCTGGAAGATGCAGGCGTAGGATTCGTGAAACTGGGTAAACCGACCGACGAACGTCATATCCTGGTATCGAAGGGCGACGCTACTTATCAGTTCGGCGTTGACTATATGCGTGATGTATGGTATTCTTCTTCTTACCTGCTCGACCGCAAACAGTCTATGAACGGCTGCGCAAAGAAACGTTTCGAAAACTACAAGATGCAACCGGTTGAATTCGCTTTCATGCCCGGATTCAAAGGTAAACTCTCTCAGTATGGTATCACTCCGGACCGTCGTACTCCGAGCGGTGTCCGCGCTGCCATCATCCGCGAGAAAGGAACGAACGGCGAACGCGAAATGGCTTACTCACTCTATCTTGCCGGCTTCGACGTGAAAGACGTGACGATGACCGACCTGATCAGCGGACGCGAAACACTGGAAGATGTAAACATGATTGTTTACTGCGGTGGATTCTCCAACTCCGACGTACTCGGTTCGGCCAAAGGATGGGCAGGAGGTTTCTTGTTCAACCCTAAAGCCAAAGAGGCACTTGACAAGTTCTACGCACGTGAAGATACGCTTTCACTGGGTATCTGCAACGGTTGCCAGCTGATGATGGAACTGGGACTTATCAATCCGGAACACGAAAAGAAAGGCAAGATGCTGCACAACGACTCACATAAATTCGAATCGACTTATGTAGGCTTGACAATCCCGACCAACCGCAGTGTAATGTTCGGCTCATTGAGCGGCAGCAAACTGGGTATCTGGGTGGCTCACGGAGAAGGTAAATTCTCTCTGCCTTACGATGAAGACCAATACAACGTAGTGGCAAAATACAGCTACGATGAATACCCCGGCAACCCGAACGGTTCCGATTATTCTATCGCAGGTCTTGCCAGCGCCGACGGCCGCCATCTGGCAATGATGCCTCACCTCGAACGTGCTATCTTCCCGTGGCAGAATGGCTGCTATCCTGCTGACCGTAAGAACAGCGATCAGATTACTCCATGGATAGAAGCATTTGTCAACGCCCGCAAATGGGTAGAAGAGAAGACTAAATAA
- a CDS encoding hybrid sensor histidine kinase/response regulator transcription factor: MKKWLFLLLLFPLTCVAQTYQYLGVEDGLSNRRVYYIQKDNVGYMWFLTHEGIDRYNGKEFKRYKLMDGDKELNSLLNLNWLYIDPEGTLWEIGKKGKIFRYDRIHDTFELVYKLPIEDFKDLPAPITFSWIDHNNHIWLCNEETIFLYNTRTEEVTHVKNCLSEAINDIEQIDESHYFIGTEMGIHHAQLKNNTLQLLPCDKLDNVNIQVNDLHFDPKIRKLFIGAFERGVMVYDMNTKTITQPEVSLKDVSISRIKPLNAKELLIATDGGGIYKMNVDTYQTVPFIVADYNSYNGMNGNSINDIYIDDEERIWMANYPIGITIQNNRYPSYKWIKHSVGNKQSLINDQVNSIIEDSEGDLWYGTNNGISLQDSKTGKWRSFLSTFENVQNSKNHIFTTLCEVSPGIIWAGGYFSGLYQIDKRTSKTTYFTPASYAHESIRPDKYIRDIRKDSRGYVWSGGYYNLKRINVQTKDIRLYHGLHSVTAIIEKDDKSMWIGTATGLFLLDIESGKYERIQLPVESTYVYSLYQTKQGSLYIGTSGSGVLIYDPQTKLFTHYYTGNCAMISNNIYTILSDEDNEILLSTENGLTSFYPKQKTFYNWTKEMGLMTTHFNALSGTLRRNNNFIFGSSDGAIEFNKDMKLPRTYSSKMIFSDFKLFYQTVYPGDKNSPLEKDINETKELRLKYNQNIFSLMVSSINYDYPSNVLYSWKLEEFYEEWSKPGNESTIRYTNLAPGKYVLRVRAISNEDQRVMLEERSIDIIIAQPFWLTPWAMILYAILISLIAVIILRVLILKKQRKVSDEKIHFFINTAHDIRTPLTLIKAPLEDLREKEALSKEGIANMNTAIRNVNALLRLTTNLINFERADVYSSELYISEHELNTFMTEIFNAFQPYANIKHINFTYESNFRYMNVWFDKEKMESILKNIISNALKYTPENGNVQIFVSENNDSWSVEVKDTGIGIPASEQKKLFKLHFRGSNAINSKVTGSGIGLMLVWKLVRLHKGKINLSSVENQGSVIKISFPKDSKRFHKAHLATPSKRRQEITSTTNVPASIYENVHKEQNPNHQRILIVEDNDELRNYLSQTLAEEYTVQNCCNGKEALTIIPEYKPELVISDIMMPEMRGDELCDAIKNNIETSHIPVILLTALNNEKDILSGLQIGADEYIVKPFNIGILKATVSNLLINRALLRSKYGSLDMDDEDDHEDECINCSQDIDWKFIANVRKNIEDNIDNPALTVDVLCNLMGMSRTSFYNKLRALTDQAPGDYIRLIRLKRSVKLLKEGTHSITEIAEMTGFSDAKYFREVFKKHFNVSPSQYGKEGKPHKEGKAGKENKSDKEGGEKEE; the protein is encoded by the coding sequence ATGAAAAAATGGCTTTTTTTATTATTATTGTTTCCTCTGACCTGTGTCGCCCAGACCTATCAGTATCTAGGAGTGGAAGACGGGTTAAGCAACCGGAGAGTGTACTACATTCAAAAAGACAATGTTGGATATATGTGGTTCCTTACGCACGAGGGAATCGACCGGTACAACGGCAAAGAGTTTAAACGGTATAAATTAATGGACGGCGACAAAGAACTCAACTCGCTGTTAAATCTGAATTGGTTATATATCGATCCGGAAGGAACGCTATGGGAAATCGGTAAGAAAGGCAAGATTTTCCGGTATGACCGTATTCATGACACTTTCGAACTCGTCTACAAGTTGCCGATAGAAGACTTTAAGGATTTACCGGCTCCCATTACTTTCAGCTGGATCGATCATAACAATCATATCTGGCTGTGCAACGAAGAAACGATCTTCCTTTACAACACCCGGACGGAAGAGGTTACTCATGTTAAAAACTGCCTCAGCGAAGCTATAAACGACATCGAACAAATCGACGAATCCCACTATTTTATCGGGACGGAGATGGGTATTCATCATGCCCAACTGAAAAACAACACACTGCAACTTCTCCCCTGCGACAAGCTAGACAACGTCAATATTCAAGTTAACGATTTACACTTCGACCCCAAAATCCGCAAACTGTTCATCGGTGCCTTCGAACGGGGCGTCATGGTTTACGACATGAACACAAAAACCATCACACAACCGGAAGTCAGCCTGAAAGACGTAAGTATATCACGCATCAAACCACTGAATGCCAAAGAACTGCTGATTGCTACCGATGGCGGAGGTATCTATAAGATGAATGTCGATACGTACCAGACCGTACCTTTTATCGTAGCAGACTACAACAGCTACAATGGCATGAACGGCAACAGCATTAACGACATCTACATAGACGACGAAGAACGGATATGGATGGCAAACTATCCGATAGGAATTACCATTCAGAACAATCGTTATCCGAGTTATAAATGGATCAAACATTCTGTCGGTAATAAGCAGTCGCTGATTAACGACCAGGTGAACTCTATCATAGAAGACAGCGAGGGAGACTTATGGTATGGCACCAACAACGGAATTAGCCTGCAAGACTCAAAAACCGGAAAATGGCGCTCGTTTCTGAGCACCTTTGAGAATGTACAGAACAGCAAAAATCATATATTTACAACCTTATGTGAAGTATCTCCCGGCATTATTTGGGCAGGCGGATATTTCTCGGGACTTTATCAGATAGATAAACGCACGTCGAAAACAACTTATTTTACACCCGCTTCGTATGCTCATGAAAGTATACGTCCGGATAAATACATACGTGACATACGCAAAGACTCACGCGGTTATGTATGGAGCGGAGGATATTATAACCTGAAGCGAATCAACGTACAAACCAAAGACATACGGCTCTACCACGGACTGCATTCCGTTACCGCCATCATCGAAAAGGATGACAAAAGTATGTGGATAGGTACGGCAACAGGCCTGTTTCTTCTGGATATAGAATCCGGGAAATATGAACGCATCCAACTGCCGGTAGAATCTACCTATGTCTACTCCCTGTATCAGACCAAACAAGGCTCACTGTATATAGGTACCAGCGGATCGGGAGTACTGATTTATGATCCCCAGACAAAGTTGTTTACCCATTATTATACAGGAAACTGTGCCATGATATCCAACAATATCTACACGATATTATCGGATGAAGACAATGAAATTCTATTAAGTACGGAGAACGGACTCACCAGCTTCTATCCCAAACAAAAAACCTTCTACAACTGGACAAAGGAAATGGGACTGATGACTACGCACTTCAATGCGTTGTCCGGTACCCTGCGCAGAAATAACAATTTTATCTTCGGTAGCTCGGACGGTGCCATAGAGTTCAATAAAGACATGAAGCTCCCCAGGACGTACTCTTCCAAGATGATCTTCAGTGATTTCAAGCTGTTTTATCAGACGGTATATCCGGGAGACAAGAATTCACCACTGGAAAAAGATATCAACGAAACCAAAGAATTAAGACTAAAATATAATCAGAATATCTTTTCACTGATGGTTTCTTCCATCAACTATGATTATCCTTCCAATGTTCTTTATTCATGGAAGCTGGAAGAATTTTACGAAGAGTGGAGCAAACCCGGCAATGAAAGTACAATCCGTTATACCAACCTCGCTCCGGGAAAATATGTATTGCGTGTGCGTGCCATCTCCAACGAAGACCAACGGGTGATGCTTGAAGAAAGAAGCATTGATATTATCATTGCCCAGCCTTTCTGGCTCACTCCCTGGGCAATGATATTGTATGCAATCCTGATTTCCCTCATTGCTGTTATCATCCTGCGGGTTCTTATTCTGAAAAAACAGCGGAAGGTTTCCGATGAAAAAATACACTTCTTCATCAATACGGCACACGATATACGCACCCCGTTGACATTGATTAAAGCTCCTCTGGAAGATTTGCGCGAAAAAGAAGCTCTGAGCAAGGAAGGCATAGCCAACATGAACACTGCCATACGCAATGTAAATGCCTTGTTGCGTCTGACAACGAATCTTATCAACTTTGAGAGAGCAGATGTTTATTCTTCGGAATTATACATTTCGGAGCATGAGCTAAACACGTTCATGACAGAAATATTCAATGCATTTCAGCCTTATGCCAATATCAAGCATATCAACTTTACGTACGAAAGCAATTTCCGGTATATGAATGTATGGTTTGACAAGGAAAAGATGGAATCTATTCTGAAGAATATAATATCGAACGCATTAAAATACACGCCGGAAAATGGTAATGTGCAGATTTTCGTATCAGAGAACAATGATTCGTGGAGCGTGGAAGTGAAGGATACCGGAATCGGTATTCCAGCCAGCGAGCAAAAGAAACTGTTCAAGCTTCATTTCCGCGGCAGCAATGCCATCAATTCGAAAGTGACGGGAAGCGGTATCGGTTTGATGCTGGTATGGAAACTTGTCCGGTTACACAAGGGCAAAATCAACCTGTCGAGCGTGGAGAATCAGGGATCGGTGATTAAGATATCTTTCCCAAAAGACAGCAAACGCTTCCATAAAGCACACCTTGCCACACCAAGCAAACGCCGGCAAGAGATAACAAGTACAACCAATGTGCCTGCCAGCATCTATGAGAATGTGCATAAGGAACAGAATCCGAATCATCAGCGAATCCTAATCGTAGAAGATAATGATGAACTGCGCAACTATCTGTCACAGACACTGGCAGAAGAATATACGGTACAGAACTGCTGCAACGGCAAAGAAGCACTGACCATCATTCCGGAATACAAACCGGAACTGGTTATCTCGGACATTATGATGCCGGAAATGAGAGGGGATGAATTGTGTGACGCCATCAAAAATAATATCGAGACGTCGCATATTCCTGTTATCCTGCTAACAGCTCTTAATAATGAAAAAGACATATTGTCCGGCCTTCAGATTGGTGCTGACGAGTATATTGTCAAGCCATTTAATATTGGAATATTAAAAGCTACCGTCTCCAATCTGTTGATCAACCGCGCCCTTTTGCGAAGCAAATACGGGAGTCTGGATATGGACGATGAGGATGATCATGAAGACGAATGCATCAACTGCTCGCAGGATATCGACTGGAAGTTTATCGCCAATGTACGGAAGAATATAGAAGATAATATAGACAATCCGGCTCTTACAGTAGATGTGCTTTGCAATCTGATGGGAATGAGCCGTACCAGCTTCTACAACAAACTCAGGGCATTGACCGATCAGGCTCCGGGCGATTACATCCGCCTGATCCGCCTGAAACGTTCGGTGAAGTTGCTGAAAGAAGGTACACACAGTATAACAGAAATAGCAGAAATGACAGGATTTAGTGATGCGAAGTACTTCCGTGAAGTATTCAAGAAGCACTTCAACGTAAGCCCCAGCCAATATGGAAAAGAAGGCAAGCCCCACAAGGAGGGCAAGGCTGGAAAAGAAAACAAGTCCGATAAGGAAGGAGGAGAAAAAGAAGAATGA
- a CDS encoding chromate transporter, with product MNIYLESFGIFFKIGAFTIGGGYAMVPLIENEIVTKRKWIAQEDFIDLLAISQSAPGILAVNISIFIGYKLRGIRGSIVTALGTILPSFIIILAIALFFHSFKDNPIVERIFKGIRPAVVALIAAPTFTMGRSAKINRYNLWIPVVSALLIWLLGFSPIWIIIAAGVGGFLWGKFKKVESEHPRL from the coding sequence ATGAACATTTACCTCGAATCATTTGGAATCTTTTTTAAAATAGGCGCTTTCACCATTGGCGGAGGCTATGCAATGGTTCCACTTATTGAGAATGAAATCGTAACCAAACGAAAATGGATCGCACAGGAAGACTTTATCGACCTGCTGGCTATCTCTCAGTCCGCTCCGGGTATTCTGGCAGTGAATATCTCTATCTTTATAGGATATAAGCTGCGTGGCATTCGGGGAAGTATTGTCACAGCACTGGGGACTATACTCCCCTCATTTATTATCATTCTGGCCATCGCGCTCTTTTTCCATTCTTTCAAGGACAATCCGATTGTGGAACGCATATTTAAAGGAATACGACCCGCCGTGGTGGCATTGATCGCCGCACCGACTTTCACCATGGGACGGTCGGCCAAAATCAACCGGTACAACTTATGGATCCCCGTCGTATCGGCATTATTGATCTGGCTATTGGGCTTCTCCCCGATATGGATTATCATTGCTGCCGGTGTAGGAGGTTTCCTATGGGGAAAATTTAAAAAAGTGGAGAGTGAACACCCAAGGCTATGA
- a CDS encoding chromate transporter: MIYLQLFYTFFKIGLFGFGGGYAMLSMIQGEVVTRYGWVTSQEFTDIVAISQMTPGPIGINAATYVGFTSTGSVWGSIVATFAVVFPSFILMLTISKFFLKYQKHPVVESIFAGLRPAVVGLLASAALVLMNVENFGSPTEDTYTFVISIIIFLIAFIGTRKYKANPILMIIACGIAGLLLY, translated from the coding sequence ATGATTTATCTTCAGTTATTTTATACGTTCTTTAAAATCGGACTTTTCGGTTTTGGCGGAGGTTACGCCATGCTTTCGATGATACAAGGTGAAGTAGTAACCCGTTATGGGTGGGTGACTTCGCAAGAATTCACAGACATTGTTGCCATCAGTCAGATGACTCCGGGGCCTATCGGTATCAATGCGGCTACTTATGTCGGTTTTACGTCCACAGGAAGTGTATGGGGATCGATTGTTGCCACATTCGCTGTTGTTTTCCCCTCTTTCATACTGATGCTGACAATCAGCAAATTCTTTCTGAAATATCAGAAACATCCGGTAGTGGAATCTATTTTTGCAGGATTGCGTCCGGCAGTTGTCGGATTATTAGCTTCCGCCGCACTGGTATTGATGAATGTGGAAAACTTCGGCTCACCTACAGAAGACACCTACACATTTGTCATCAGCATCATTATCTTCCTGATAGCCTTTATCGGCACCAGAAAATACAAGGCAAATCCGATATTAATGATTATCGCCTGCGGGATTGCAGGACTACTGCTTTATTAA